The Alistipes finegoldii DSM 17242 DNA segment ATAAATCATGGTGCTATGTCGGGTAGAGGGCTACCGCAGCCGCCTGAGCGAATCGCGCTCGGCTTTCTCGGCGGCCTTCGCGGCCTTCCGGTCGGCCCGCTCCTTCATCTTCTCAGGGTTGCGCCCGAAGAGCGAAAGATGGACGTAACGGCCCGGATACTGTTTGACGTCGGCCAGCAGTGCGGAGAGATTCTCGCTGGCCCGGTTGAGCGAATCGTAAAGTTCGGGATCGTTCATCAGCTTGCCCACCGTGCCCTCGCCCTGCGCGATGCGGGCCACCAGATCGTCGAGATGCCCGACAGTCTGCGAAAGTTTGACGGCGAACTCCTCTTCGGAGAACTGCGCGACGACCCGGTCTACATTGCCGATGATGCTGTCCACGCGCTGGGCGTTGTCGCCGAGCATGTCGGAGAACTTCGAAAGGTTCTCCAGCGCGCTTTTCAGGTTGTTTTTCTCGGCGGAAAGTATCTGCGCCATGTCGCCCGTCACGGAGTTGAGGTTGCCGAGCGTCCCGGCGATATTGCCGGCGTTGTCCTCCATCAGCCTGTTGAGGTTGTCGAGCGCACGCGACAGATCGCCGGTGAGCTGCGAGACTTTCTGCTTGAAGAAATCCAGCTCCGAACCGGCCATGTCCATCAGGTCGCGGTCGCGGCTCGCCCGCAGCGTATCCCCCTTGTGCAGGTAGGTGTCGGCCCTGCCGTAGGTTATTTCGATCGCCTTGGCGCCCATCAGCCCGTTGCTGAAAATCTTGGCTTCCGAATCGGTCGGAATGCGGTATTCGCGCTTGATGGTGAACCGCAGCACGACTTTGTCGCTGCGGGCGGGGTCGAACGACAGACCCGTCACCGAACCGATCTTGACGCCCTTCATCATGATCGGCGAAGCGTTCTGCACGCCGTTGATCTGGTCGTAAGCCGCATAATATTCGACATTGCGGCTGAAAATATCGAATCCTTTCAGAAAGCGAATACCCGCCCATGCGACGCCGATCATCGCCACGGCGAAAATTCCGATCTTAACTTCCCTTTTCATATCTCGTATGTTTTTATTTCACGATCCGAGTTCCCCGGCAGCTCACCACAAAGGCGTCGGGGAAGACCTTGCGCACCGCCGCCAGTTGTTTCTGCGCCGCAGCGCGGGTCTCGTATTCGCCGACGCAATACTTATAACGGTATTTGCCGTCGGCCGTATATTGTTTCACCTTGCCGCGGTAGCTCTTGAACCGCGCGGACGAAGCCGGCACGGTCTGGGGGCTGGCCAGCACCTGCACGGTATAGCGCAGCGGCTGCGCGTCCTGTTTCGGAGCCGGCTGCTTCGGGGTTTCGGCTTTCGGCGTCTCACGCTTCGGGGCGCCGGCCTTGGGAGTCTCCGTTTTCGGCGTCTGCGTTTCGGACGTCTCCCGCTCTGCCGGCGCAGTCACGGATTCGGATTTGGCGGCGGAGTCCTTCGCCCCCGCCTTTCCGCCGGCCCCGCGCACAGGCTCCTTGCCGACGACCACTTGCTCCGGTTTCTGCTCCGGCTTAGGCGCCGCAGCGGCCTCCTCTTCGGCGTTGCGCGTTTCGAGCACATAGGCCGAATAGTTCTTCACGCCCTCGTAAATCGAACGGGCGATCTCGGTCTGGCCCTTCTCCGACTTCATGTAGGCAGCCTCCTGCGAATTGGAGAGGAATCCGATCTCGGTCAGCACGCCCGGCATGTCGGTCGCATAGAGCACGCGCAGCAGCTGGGGTTTGATGCCCCGCGAATGGCGGCCCGCCTTCAGGTAGTTGTTCTGAATGCAGCGCGCGATGGCCATGCTGTATTCGCCGTAGGTGAACTGCAGGTTCTGGATATAGGCCCGCACGATGGCCGCCGTACGTTCGTCGGACATGTCGATCAGGTCCTCGCGGTTGTTCTCGAACAGCGCGTTTTCGTTGTAACGCTGCTCCTTGGGGCTTTCGCCCATGATCAGCGTCTCGACGCCGCGCGCGGCCGTGGACTTGGCCGCATTGACATGGATCGAAATGAAGAGGTCGCCGCCGGCCTTGTTGGCGATGTCGGCGCGCGCCTGCAGGTCTTTCGCCTTGTCGGGTCCCAGCGCCTTGTCCGTCTTGCGCGTATAGACCACCTTCACGCCGGGCATGCCCTCCTCGATCATTTTGCCGAGCTTGAGAGCCACCTTCAGCGTCAGGTCCTTTTCGCTGGTTCCGCCGTAGTGCGCACCGGGATCGTTGCCGCCGTGACCGGGGTCGATCACCACAACTTCGACTCCGTGCGCAATATTCCCGGCCGATGCCGCGTTCGTAAGAACGGTTACGGCCGCAAATGCGAATAACAGGAACAGTCGTGTGCGCATATTTAAGAGATCAAGTGTAAGCTTTCTGTAATTTTTTACCTATCTTTGTCGCGCCTGAAAACCCCGCGGGAGGTCGCCGGAGACCTGATTCAGGCGTTTTTGCCGACATGTCGGCAAAGGTACGAAAAATTATTGGAATTTTGGATAAACTTAGGGTAAAATATCTGTTTTCGGCGGCGCTGATCCTGCTCTTCGCCCAGCTGGTGTTCGGCGCGTCCGCACCCCGGAGCGTGTTCGCCGCAGCCGCCCCGGACAGCACCCGCACCCACGATTCCATTCCGGCATATACCCTTCCGGAAGCCGCGGCCGAAGTTCCCGAAGCCGCCCGCACACGCAGCGAACGTCGCGCGCAGGCACGGGCCGCCCGCGAGAAAGCCCGCCGCCACGCCGAATTCGAAGCCATGTCGCAGGAGGAGCGCGACTCGATGTTCAGTTCACAGGTCGATTCGCTCATCGCCCGCCGGGCCGACTCGCTGGCCGGCAGGCAGGCCGACACCGTGGCCCGCGACTCGGTCAAGCGGCCGCGCAAGCCCGGCGCCTTCCTCGACGATCCGATTTCGGGCAAGAACAAGGACTCGCTGGTGTACGACGTCCGCAACAAGATGGTCTACATCTACAACGAAGGCGACGTCACCTATCAGAACAGCAACCTCAAGGCCGACTACATGCAGATCGACATGAACTCCAAGCTGATCCACGCATACGGCAAACCCGACTCGCTCGAAGGCAAGGCCATCGTCACCAAACCCGAATTCTCCGACGGCGGCGAAGCCCCCTACAAGATGGACACGATCACCTACAACCTCGAATCGAAGAAGGCCAAGATCAAGGGCGTGGCGACACAGCAGGGCGACGGCTGGCTGGTGGGCGGCAGCGTCAAGAAGATGCCCGACAACACGATCAACATCGAGAACGGAAAATATACGACCTGCGACGAAACGGACCATCCGCACTTCTATCTGGCGATGACCAAGGCCAAGGTCATTCCGGGCAAGAAGGTCGTCACGGGGCCGGCCTATCTGGTCATGGAGGACGTGCCGATCTATTTTCTGGGCATTCCCGAAGGCTTCTTCCCGATCAGTTCGGGTCCCAAGTCGGGTCTGCTGATGCCCACCTACGGCGAAGAGTACACCAAGGGATTCTTCCTGCGCGATCTGGGCTACTACTTCACGCTGGGCGATTACGCCGATCTGGCCGTCCGCGGCGGTATCTACACGCTCGGTTCGTGGGAGGCGTCGGCCGCATCGCGCTACATCAAGCGCTACAAGTACAGCGGCAGTTTCAACATGCAGTACTCGAACATCAAGACGGGAGAGAAAGGCGAACCCGACTATATCAAGCAGAGCAACTTCCGCATCCAGTGGACCCATTCGCAGGACCCCAAGGCCAACCCCGGTTCGACCTTCTCGGCGTCGGTGAACTTCGCCACCAGCGGTTACAGCAAGTATTCGGCGACCAACCTCAACGACATTCTCGCCACGCAGACCAACTCGTCGATCGCCTATTCGAAGAACTGGGCCGGCACACCGTTCTCGCTCTCGGCGAACATGTCCATTTCGCAGAACTCGCAGAACAAGACCATTTCGGTAACCCTGCCCACGCTGGTCTTCAACGTCTCGCGCTTCTACCCCTTCAAACGCAAGGAGAAAACCGGCAAGGACCGCTGGTACGAGAAGATTTCGATGCAGTACACGGGTAAAATGACCAACTCGGTGAGCACCACCGAGGACAAAATATTCTCGAAGGAGACGCTCGACAACATGAAGAACGGCATCGAACACAACATCCCGGTTTCGGCGTCGTTCAACCTCTTCAACTACATCAACATCTCGCCGTCGGCCAACTACAACGAGAAGTGGTATTTCAAAAAGGTCGAGCTGGAATGGAATCCCGTCACCAACAGCGTCGACACGCTGCCGGCACAGTACGGCTTCTACCGTCTATACAACTACAACTTCAGCGTCTCGACATCGACGACCGTGTACGGCATGTACGACTTCACCAAAAAACGCCGCGACCGCAAGATTCAGGCAATCCGCCATACGATCACGCCGTCGATCGGATTCTCGTACGCCCCGGACTTCGGCGATCCCAAATACGGCTATCAGAGCAACTACCAGTCCGATTCGACCGGTACGTTCCGCCCCTATTCGCCCTATTCGGTCAATGCCTACGGCGTCCCCAGTTCGGGACGTTCGATGTCGATGAACTTCTCGCTGTCGCAGAACCTCGAAATGAAGGTGCTGAGCAAGCGCGACACCTCAGGCGTCAAGAAGATCAAACTGATCGACGAGCTGCGGCTCAGCGGTTCGTATAACTTTCTGGCCGACTCGATGGGACTCTCGACCATCCCCATCTCGTTCCGCACCACGCTGTTCGGCAACTTCGGCATCAACCTCTCGGCGACGCTCAACCTCTACAAGCTGACCCCCGACGGAAAACTGTACGACAAGCTCTTCCTTCCGGGACGTATCGAATCGACGGGCTGGTCGTTCGGCTACACCTTCAAATCGCGTCAGGACCGTACGGAACGCGCCATCAACGACATCACGAGCATTCCGCCCGAATACATGAACCCGTTCTACGACCCCTACGGCAACATGGACCCCGTACTGCGAAGGCAGTACATGGCCCAAACCTATTACGACTTCTCGCTGCCGTGGAACTTCGGTTTCAACTACACGGTCAACTACTCCATATCGCGGGGAAATTATCCGCCCAAAGGCTATAAAAAGAACATTACGCAGACGATCGGCTTCAACGGCAGCGTCAATCTGACGCCGAAGACGGGCGTCACGTTCCAAGGCGGTTACGACATCAAGCAAAACAAGCTGACGACCTCGTCGGTCTCCATTTCGCGCGACCTGCACTGCTGGCAGATGTCCTTTTCATGGATTCCGTTCGGCTACCACCGCAGCTGGAGTTTCAACATCGGCGTCAAGGCGGCGTCGCTCTCCGACCTCAAATACGACAAGAGTCAGAGTATGTACGACAATATGTACTAAACGTACAAAAGCCGCCGCCCGTCCGGAAAATGGAAACGCCCTGCCGAGGCAGGGCGTTTCCATATATAATAGGGTGTCCGCACAATCGGGACTGCCCCTGCGGAGCTAAATTTTCCGGACTTCAGGTTCTTTGCGGTCGATGTAGTTCGGATAGCGGAACTGCGGCATGCCGAGCGCCATGACAGCGCAGATACGGCGGTCTCGAAGTCCCAGCATCCGGTTCAGCCCGCCTTTCCCGTCCTGCCGCACGGCGGTCAGCACGAATCCCATGTAGACCTGACTCACACCGAGCGATTCGGCCGTCAGCGAGGCGTTCTGATAAGCGAGGTTCGCGTCCTCGGCGCCGAAGCGGCTCTCCTTGGGCGCATGGATGAACAGCACAGCCGTCGCACCCCGCAAAATGCGGTCGACGCCCTGCTCCGCATATTCGCGGCGCATCCGTCTGAACGCCGGAATGTAACGGTAAACGCCCGGCAGCAGCCGGCTCAGCCAAGGCCGCACGAGCGGGTTAGACAGACGCTTCACGATCCGGCCGAAAACGCCCAGCGTATATTCGACGATTTCGCGCCGCATAGCGGGGTCCGTCACCAGCGTATAACCCAGCTGGCGGGCGTTGGTCGCCGTCGGCGCGCGGTCGGCGGCGGCAACGATGCGGTCCAGATACTCCTGCGGCACGGGACGCTGGGAAAAAGCGCGGTTCGAACGCCGCACGGCGAGCAGCAGTTCGACCTGTTCGGGCGTCGGCAAAGCCGCATAGTCGATCGGATGCACCTTCTCCGCCGGGAAATCGGCATGTTCGACCGCCCCCGTGGGACATGCCGCCGCGCAATGGCCGCAGACGATGCAGTTTTCGGGTTTATGCAGCGTCACCGCAGCCCCGGCCTTCTCCTGAACGAAAATCTGCGACGGGCACACCTTCACGCAGCGGCCGCAGCGGATGCAGATCGCATCATTTACTCGAATCGTATTCTCCATCATATCTTTCAAATTTTTTCAATATCTTTGGCATCTATCCGACAAACAGCATGCACCCCATCGTCATCAAACATTTCAGCGAAATCTCCGCCGCCGAGTACCACCGCATCGTGCAGGCCCGCGAAGCCGTCTTTTTCCTCGAACAGCACATCACCGAACCCGACGCCGACGAGGTCGATCCGCAGAGCGTCTTTCTCTGGACGGAGGAGGACGGCCGCGTCGTCGCATTCCTGCGGATCATCCCCGCAGGGATCGTCGGCGCCGAGGCATCCGTCGGACGGGTGCTGGTAGACGCCGGTTACCGCCGCCGCGGGTTGTGCCGCCGCCTGATGCACGAAGCCCTGCGGCATATCGCCCGGACGTGGGGTCCGCAGCCCGTCCGCATCTCGGCGCAGGAGTACCTCGTCGGATTTTACGCATCGCTGGGCTTCGAAGCCGTTTCCGGGACCTACCTCGAAGCCGGCATCCCGCATGTCAGGATGCTGAGACGGTAACAAAAACAATTCCGGCGGCAAAGGAAATCCCTGCGGCCGGAATCGTTTTTAGGATTAATGCTTCACCGACGCCATCTCCGCGGGGTTGTGCTTGTATTTGAACACCAAGGCGAAGACCACGGCCACCACGAGGGCGTAGCCTGCGAAGATGTACCACGAATCGGGCCAGCCCCACGCATCGACGACGGCGCCTGCAGCGTACGAGCCGAAGAAGGCGCCGAAGCCGTTGGTCATGATCATGAAGACGCCCTGCGCCGAAGAACGGATTTCGCGGCTGGTCTCCTTCTCGACGAACAGCGAACCCGAAATGTTGAAGAAATCGAACGCCACGCCGTACACGACCATCGAGAGGATCAGGAACGCCGCGCCCGAACCGGGATTGCCGATGCCGAAGAATCCGAAGCGGAGCACCCACGCCAGCATCGAAATCAGCATCACCTTCTTGATGCCGAAACGCCGGAGGAAGAACGGGATGAGCAGGATGCAGAACGTCTCGGACATCTGCGAGAGCGACAGCAGGATCACCGAGTGTTTCACGATCGCCGAATCGGCATACTGCGGCATCGACCCGAAGTTCTGAATATAGGTATCGCCGAAAGCGTTGGTTATCTGCAGAGCGGCGCCGAGCAGCATCGAGAAGATGAAGAAGACGGCCATACGCTTCTCCTTGAAAAGCGCGAATGCGCGCAGCCCCAGCGTGTCGATCCACGACTGCGACTTGACGTTGCGGTCCACGGGACATCCGGGCAGCGAGAAGGAGTAGACGGCCAGCACGAACGACAGGAACGCCGAAACATAGAGCTGCCAAGCGGTGAGCTTGATCTGGATGCCGCCGATATGCGTCAGATCGACGAACCACATCGCGGCGATGAATCCCACGGTCCCCCACACGCGGATCGGCGGAAAGTGTTTCACGGTGTCGAGTTTCGCCAGATCGAGGGCGTTGTAGGCCACCGAGTTGGACAGCGCGATCGTCGGCATGTAGAACATCACGCTCAGCAGCATGCAACTATACAAAGGCGCATAGGCCGTCTGCGAAGCCGCCGCCACGAGGAAGGCGCCGCTGATCAGGTGGCAGATGCCCAGCAGCTTCTGCGCCGGAATCCAGCGGTCGGCTATGATTCCCATTACGGCAGGCATGAACAGCGAAGCGATGCCCATCGTCGCGAAGAAACTGCCGATCTGCAGTCCCGTGAAGTCGAGTCCGCCGCCCAGATAGGCGCCCAGCGAAATAAGCCACGAGCCCCAGATGGCGTACTGGAGGAAGTTCATAACGATAAGGCGAAACTTAATTCCCATAATTCTCTGATTTTACGTTATTTTAATTTCAGGTTCATTTTAGTTCGGAAACGATTAAAACAAATGTACGAAATTTTTTTCGGAATTTTCTTTGCAATTGAAAAATAAAGTTCTACTTTTGCATCACCAAAACGTCATTGAGCTATGGTGTAATGGTAACACAACAGATTCTGGTCCTGTTATTCTTGGTTCGAATCCAGGTAGCTCAACTGAAAAGCGAGGAATTATCCTCGCTTTTTTCATTTTATCCGCCGGATTCCGCTGTTTCGATTTCCGAAACAATCCGCAGGCCCGATACCGCTAATCGACACTGCGGCAAAAACCGGACCGCCGATTTTCACAATGCGCGGCCGCACCCCGCCGCTGTTTCGAAATAAGGCGCACAAACTCCCTTCGATTTCTGTTTTCCGTCTTGTTTGACCCGCCGAAATGCAGTACGTTTGTATTGCACAGGAGATATGAAGAATTCAAGTGGGATTGTGCAAGGGGCGGGTTACACCCGCAAAAGTGACGCAAGTGGAAAATCCGTCAGGATTTGAAGCACAGGATAGACATATGGAGCTAGACGCAAGGTTCCGTTTATTCCTGGAAGACTTCGGGGGAGGGTTCTAAGCCCTCCCTTTCCAATTCTGCCACGATCGCACGCTGACGCTTGAAGAAATGAATCCGCTGCAGCTCCCCGCTGCACGAAACCAGCGTCGCAAAACGGCTCAGCGACGTAATCCAACGCCTGACATGCTCGAACATGCCCGGATCGGCGCTTCGCAGCGAATTGATCGAGAACGCCTCGATACAGCTCGCACGGTAGTGGCGCGCCGCGACATAGCAGTAAGTCGCCTCGATATCCATGTCCGATATGTAAATAGACACCGGCTTCCCGCTGCGGAACTGTCCGGCAACGGCTATCTCCTCCAGCTCGTCGAGCAGCTGCAGCAGTTCGCCCTTCAGCATCTCGACGCTTTGGTCGGTTATCAGGTGCATGTTGCGGAACGCGCAGATGGCATTGACCCAGCGCTTGGTGCAGCTGCCGTCGAACACCAGCGTCGTCGCAGGCATCAGCTGCGCCTCCTTCAGCAGGTCGCGGTAACTCCGCAAAAGCGCATCGGGAACTTTCATATCCTCGAATTTAGTCGTCGAACAATCGACAAGCCCCTGTTGGTAAAGCCACTTGAAGAGTTTGAAATTGGTCAGTCCTTCGTAGCGCATGTAAAGCATCCGCGGGAACGAGTTTCCGGCGATAGCCTGCTCCGCATCGGCATCGGACGACACCTCCCGGTAAAAAAGTGTATCCTGATCGATAACGCCCGTATAGTCTTCGAGCGCCGTATGGTAATCGTTAAAGCTAAGACGGAAAAGCACGTTTCCGAAATCGACGGCACCGACAGCGCGGTCGAGCGAAAAATTCATCTGGGCCGAAAGAACGGCCGCTTCCCCGAAGGTAAAGGGCACCTCGCCGCGCAGACGGCGGTAAGCCGCTTCGCGGCCGATGTTGAGTTTATCGGTCAGTATGGCTGCCGGATTGGTATATTCCGGGGTACCGTTTTGAATAGCGGCGATCAGCGCCGCATTCAGTTTGTCAAGAGGCATAGTACAAGTGTTAAATCTAAATCAAATTCTCAATCCCAACCGCAAATTTAGTAAAATATTGACAAATTGATATTTTTCGGACAAGAAATAAAACAAAAGGGAACCTTCTCGGAAGGTTCCCTTTCATTTGTCTCGGATGCGGCGGTCTTACTTACCCAGCCCCATCTTTTCGATCAGCGCCTTGGTCTCAGGCTTGTGGCCGCGGAAGCGTACGTACAGCTCCATCGG contains these protein-coding regions:
- a CDS encoding MlaD family protein: MKREVKIGIFAVAMIGVAWAGIRFLKGFDIFSRNVEYYAAYDQINGVQNASPIMMKGVKIGSVTGLSFDPARSDKVVLRFTIKREYRIPTDSEAKIFSNGLMGAKAIEITYGRADTYLHKGDTLRASRDRDLMDMAGSELDFFKQKVSQLTGDLSRALDNLNRLMEDNAGNIAGTLGNLNSVTGDMAQILSAEKNNLKSALENLSKFSDMLGDNAQRVDSIIGNVDRVVAQFSEEEFAVKLSQTVGHLDDLVARIAQGEGTVGKLMNDPELYDSLNRASENLSALLADVKQYPGRYVHLSLFGRNPEKMKERADRKAAKAAEKAERDSLRRLR
- a CDS encoding N-acetylmuramoyl-L-alanine amidase, with protein sequence MRTRLFLLFAFAAVTVLTNAASAGNIAHGVEVVVIDPGHGGNDPGAHYGGTSEKDLTLKVALKLGKMIEEGMPGVKVVYTRKTDKALGPDKAKDLQARADIANKAGGDLFISIHVNAAKSTAARGVETLIMGESPKEQRYNENALFENNREDLIDMSDERTAAIVRAYIQNLQFTYGEYSMAIARCIQNNYLKAGRHSRGIKPQLLRVLYATDMPGVLTEIGFLSNSQEAAYMKSEKGQTEIARSIYEGVKNYSAYVLETRNAEEEAAAAPKPEQKPEQVVVGKEPVRGAGGKAGAKDSAAKSESVTAPAERETSETQTPKTETPKAGAPKRETPKAETPKQPAPKQDAQPLRYTVQVLASPQTVPASSARFKSYRGKVKQYTADGKYRYKYCVGEYETRAAAQKQLAAVRKVFPDAFVVSCRGTRIVK
- a CDS encoding putative LPS assembly protein LptD; translation: MDKLRVKYLFSAALILLFAQLVFGASAPRSVFAAAAPDSTRTHDSIPAYTLPEAAAEVPEAARTRSERRAQARAAREKARRHAEFEAMSQEERDSMFSSQVDSLIARRADSLAGRQADTVARDSVKRPRKPGAFLDDPISGKNKDSLVYDVRNKMVYIYNEGDVTYQNSNLKADYMQIDMNSKLIHAYGKPDSLEGKAIVTKPEFSDGGEAPYKMDTITYNLESKKAKIKGVATQQGDGWLVGGSVKKMPDNTINIENGKYTTCDETDHPHFYLAMTKAKVIPGKKVVTGPAYLVMEDVPIYFLGIPEGFFPISSGPKSGLLMPTYGEEYTKGFFLRDLGYYFTLGDYADLAVRGGIYTLGSWEASAASRYIKRYKYSGSFNMQYSNIKTGEKGEPDYIKQSNFRIQWTHSQDPKANPGSTFSASVNFATSGYSKYSATNLNDILATQTNSSIAYSKNWAGTPFSLSANMSISQNSQNKTISVTLPTLVFNVSRFYPFKRKEKTGKDRWYEKISMQYTGKMTNSVSTTEDKIFSKETLDNMKNGIEHNIPVSASFNLFNYINISPSANYNEKWYFKKVELEWNPVTNSVDTLPAQYGFYRLYNYNFSVSTSTTVYGMYDFTKKRRDRKIQAIRHTITPSIGFSYAPDFGDPKYGYQSNYQSDSTGTFRPYSPYSVNAYGVPSSGRSMSMNFSLSQNLEMKVLSKRDTSGVKKIKLIDELRLSGSYNFLADSMGLSTIPISFRTTLFGNFGINLSATLNLYKLTPDGKLYDKLFLPGRIESTGWSFGYTFKSRQDRTERAINDITSIPPEYMNPFYDPYGNMDPVLRRQYMAQTYYDFSLPWNFGFNYTVNYSISRGNYPPKGYKKNITQTIGFNGSVNLTPKTGVTFQGGYDIKQNKLTTSSVSISRDLHCWQMSFSWIPFGYHRSWSFNIGVKAASLSDLKYDKSQSMYDNMY
- a CDS encoding nitroreductase family protein, which translates into the protein MENTIRVNDAICIRCGRCVKVCPSQIFVQEKAGAAVTLHKPENCIVCGHCAAACPTGAVEHADFPAEKVHPIDYAALPTPEQVELLLAVRRSNRAFSQRPVPQEYLDRIVAAADRAPTATNARQLGYTLVTDPAMRREIVEYTLGVFGRIVKRLSNPLVRPWLSRLLPGVYRYIPAFRRMRREYAEQGVDRILRGATAVLFIHAPKESRFGAEDANLAYQNASLTAESLGVSQVYMGFVLTAVRQDGKGGLNRMLGLRDRRICAVMALGMPQFRYPNYIDRKEPEVRKI
- a CDS encoding GNAT family N-acetyltransferase produces the protein MHPIVIKHFSEISAAEYHRIVQAREAVFFLEQHITEPDADEVDPQSVFLWTEEDGRVVAFLRIIPAGIVGAEASVGRVLVDAGYRRRGLCRRLMHEALRHIARTWGPQPVRISAQEYLVGFYASLGFEAVSGTYLEAGIPHVRMLRR
- a CDS encoding nucleoside permease, whose amino-acid sequence is MGIKFRLIVMNFLQYAIWGSWLISLGAYLGGGLDFTGLQIGSFFATMGIASLFMPAVMGIIADRWIPAQKLLGICHLISGAFLVAAASQTAYAPLYSCMLLSVMFYMPTIALSNSVAYNALDLAKLDTVKHFPPIRVWGTVGFIAAMWFVDLTHIGGIQIKLTAWQLYVSAFLSFVLAVYSFSLPGCPVDRNVKSQSWIDTLGLRAFALFKEKRMAVFFIFSMLLGAALQITNAFGDTYIQNFGSMPQYADSAIVKHSVILLSLSQMSETFCILLIPFFLRRFGIKKVMLISMLAWVLRFGFFGIGNPGSGAAFLILSMVVYGVAFDFFNISGSLFVEKETSREIRSSAQGVFMIMTNGFGAFFGSYAAGAVVDAWGWPDSWYIFAGYALVVAVVFALVFKYKHNPAEMASVKH